The following proteins are encoded in a genomic region of Pseudoxanthomonas suwonensis 11-1:
- a CDS encoding replication-associated recombination protein A, translated as MSRTRRTSSAEPDLLATPETPADTSRQEAMRPLAERMRPRSLDEMVGQRRLLAPGSALRRAVEGGRVHSMILWGPPGCGKTTLSLLLAQYADAEFRAISAVLSGLPEVRQVLAEAGQRFDAGRRTVLFVDEVHRFNKTQQDAFLPHIERGSIVFVGATTENPSFELNSALLSRCRVHVLEAVSADDIVDALKRALDDEERGLGGQGIVVEEGALREIAGAADGDVRRALTLLEIAAELAADEGGHITESTLLQVLADRTRRFDKGGEQFYDQISALHKSVRSSNPDAAVYWLARMLDGGCDPAYLARRLTRMAVEDIGLADPRALQMSIDAWDTFERLGRPEGDLALAQVAIYLASTAKSNAAYAAYNAAKADVHQYGTAEVPMHLRNAPTKLMKQLGYNKGYQYDHDAAGGVALDQTGFPDVMGERVYYRPVDRGLEIKVREKLDRLREAREEARRQRDPKAGK; from the coding sequence ATGAGCCGCACCCGCCGTACTTCTTCCGCCGAGCCCGACCTGCTGGCCACTCCGGAAACCCCAGCCGATACGTCACGCCAGGAAGCGATGCGCCCCCTGGCCGAGCGCATGCGCCCGCGCAGCCTCGACGAGATGGTCGGCCAGCGCCGCCTGCTCGCGCCCGGTTCGGCCCTGCGCCGAGCCGTGGAAGGGGGCAGGGTGCATTCGATGATCCTGTGGGGGCCGCCGGGCTGCGGCAAGACCACGCTGTCGCTGCTGCTGGCGCAGTACGCCGATGCCGAGTTCCGCGCCATCTCCGCCGTGCTGTCGGGCCTGCCCGAGGTGCGCCAGGTCCTGGCCGAGGCCGGCCAGCGCTTCGACGCCGGGCGCCGCACCGTCCTGTTCGTGGACGAGGTGCACCGCTTCAACAAGACCCAGCAGGACGCGTTCCTGCCGCATATCGAACGCGGCAGCATCGTGTTCGTCGGCGCGACCACCGAGAACCCTTCGTTCGAACTCAACTCGGCGTTGCTGTCGCGCTGCCGCGTGCACGTGCTGGAGGCGGTCTCGGCCGACGACATCGTCGATGCGCTCAAGCGTGCGCTCGATGACGAAGAGCGCGGCCTGGGCGGGCAGGGGATCGTGGTGGAGGAGGGGGCGCTGCGCGAGATCGCCGGTGCCGCGGACGGCGACGTGCGCCGCGCCCTGACCCTGCTGGAGATCGCCGCCGAACTGGCCGCGGACGAGGGCGGCCACATCACCGAATCGACCCTGCTGCAGGTGCTGGCCGACCGCACCCGCCGCTTCGACAAGGGCGGCGAGCAGTTCTACGACCAGATCTCGGCGCTGCACAAGTCGGTGCGCAGCTCCAATCCGGACGCCGCCGTGTACTGGCTGGCGCGCATGCTCGACGGTGGCTGCGACCCGGCCTACCTGGCCCGGCGCCTGACCCGCATGGCGGTGGAGGACATCGGCCTGGCCGATCCGCGCGCCCTGCAGATGTCCATCGACGCCTGGGACACGTTCGAACGCCTGGGTCGTCCCGAAGGCGACCTGGCCCTGGCCCAGGTCGCGATCTACCTGGCCAGCACCGCCAAGTCGAACGCGGCCTATGCGGCCTACAACGCGGCCAAGGCCGACGTGCACCAGTACGGTACGGCCGAGGTGCCCATGCACCTGCGCAACGCGCCAACGAAGCTGATGAAGCAGCTGGGCTACAACAAGGGCTACCAGTACGACCACGACGCGGCCGGTGGCGTGGCCCTGGACCAGACCGGGTTCCCGGACGTGATGGGCGAGCGCGTGTACTACCGCCCGGTGGACCGTGGCCTGGAGATCAAGGTCAGGGAGAAGCTGGACCGGCTGCGCGAGGCGCGCGAGGAGGCGCGCCGCCAGCGTGATCCGAAAGCCGGCAAGTAG
- a CDS encoding DUF4124 domain-containing protein yields the protein MRRILIIAMLASLPATAPAQQIHKCVAGNGEVSYQSDPCGDGREAAKTWEHGEYAPAAPVQLPASSRTTSGSSRRGGASSTRVDPSSTAERRCEAARRQRESILQHERIGQRSMELRRELDRRVAEACNR from the coding sequence ATGCGCAGGATCCTGATCATCGCCATGCTGGCGTCGCTGCCGGCCACGGCACCGGCACAGCAGATCCACAAATGCGTCGCCGGCAACGGCGAGGTCTCCTACCAGTCCGATCCCTGCGGGGACGGGCGCGAGGCGGCGAAGACCTGGGAGCATGGCGAGTATGCGCCGGCAGCTCCGGTGCAGTTGCCCGCCAGTTCCCGCACGACCAGCGGCAGCTCGCGCAGGGGTGGGGCTTCTTCCACCCGTGTCGATCCCTCGTCGACCGCCGAACGCCGGTGCGAGGCCGCCCGTCGCCAGCGCGAATCCATCCTCCAGCACGAGCGCATTGGCCAGCGCTCGATGGAGCTGCGCCGCGAGCTGGACCGGAGGGTTGCCGAGGCCTGCAACCGCTAG
- a CDS encoding glycoside hydrolase family 9 protein translates to MHYKRRIGLAIAAVLAFQAQAASSLKLNEQGYFEAPGLNVTVFADIYPDGHQTGVTVIQHGERVAANGDLRLEPSPGQWSPVPAGDGKARYDAANGSLVQALRYPDDSKNRKGFNPIEYPDLDFRYEVAVTPLDGHAFQVSVHLDEPLPPEWDGKVGFNFELFPTDLFGKSFLMDGNAGTFPRQANGPVTTIEGHTLTAPLASGRSLVVAPESPLQRMKIESRSGRLDLIDGRGNMNNGWYIVRELTRPGATHDAITWVVTPNVDPKWRYEPVVQVSQVGYRPGQAKTVIIEQDKRDTRADPLILYRMTEDGPKEAGRYTPRAWGGFLRYHYLTADLSAVREPGMYELSYRGKRTHAFRIGEDVFDRGVWQPTLEYFLPAQMCHMLVKENYRTWHGLDHMDDARMAPAGVHFDGYDQGPDTLTRFKPGDRIPGMDVGGWHDAGDYDLRIESQMGTIKLLAQMVEEFGLDHDATTIDQARRETHMLRPDGVNDAIQQIEHGLLNVLAGYRALGRTYRGVIEPTLEQYVLLGDVTTQTDNLAYDPALPPGGRTGSTSSLQDDRWVFTEDDPDRELGTASGLAVAARVLKPSNPAMAQEALDAAIDLAARAIDRADSIGAKVAALSELAVSTGDPAYVERLVALKPQIVEAIDKTGPSLAVALPLVRDAGFLREVDAAVAAHQARLADDATKTPYRVPYVPYIWGAGWDIQRFGVDQYYFRKGWPQHTSDALQMDSLNFVLGVHPGNVTESFASGVGANSATVAYGTNRADWGYIPGGVISGTALIRPDLPELKSWPYFWQQREYVIGGGAENFMFLALAAAQRKAGN, encoded by the coding sequence ATGCACTACAAGCGCAGGATCGGGTTGGCTATCGCGGCGGTACTCGCGTTCCAGGCTCAGGCGGCGTCGAGCCTGAAGCTCAACGAGCAAGGCTATTTCGAGGCGCCGGGGCTCAACGTCACCGTATTCGCCGATATCTATCCCGATGGCCACCAGACCGGCGTGACCGTGATCCAGCATGGCGAGCGCGTGGCCGCCAATGGCGACCTGCGGCTGGAGCCGTCGCCGGGCCAGTGGTCGCCGGTGCCGGCTGGCGATGGCAAGGCCCGCTACGACGCGGCCAACGGCAGCCTGGTCCAGGCCCTGCGCTATCCGGACGACAGCAAGAACCGCAAGGGCTTCAACCCCATCGAATACCCGGACCTGGACTTCCGCTACGAGGTCGCGGTCACGCCGCTGGATGGCCACGCCTTCCAGGTCTCGGTCCACCTGGACGAGCCGCTGCCGCCGGAGTGGGACGGCAAGGTCGGCTTCAACTTCGAACTGTTCCCGACCGATCTGTTCGGCAAGTCGTTCCTGATGGATGGCAATGCCGGGACCTTCCCGCGCCAGGCCAACGGCCCGGTCACGACGATCGAGGGCCACACCCTGACCGCGCCGCTGGCCAGCGGCCGCTCCCTGGTGGTGGCGCCGGAAAGCCCGCTGCAGCGGATGAAGATCGAAAGTCGCAGTGGCCGGCTGGACCTGATCGACGGCCGCGGCAACATGAACAACGGCTGGTACATCGTGCGCGAGCTGACCCGCCCGGGCGCTACGCACGATGCGATCACATGGGTGGTCACGCCCAACGTCGATCCGAAGTGGCGCTACGAGCCGGTGGTCCAGGTCTCCCAGGTCGGTTATCGGCCCGGCCAGGCCAAGACCGTGATCATCGAGCAGGACAAGCGCGACACCCGCGCCGATCCGCTGATCCTCTACCGGATGACCGAGGATGGCCCGAAGGAAGCCGGGCGCTACACGCCCAGGGCCTGGGGCGGCTTCCTGCGCTACCACTACCTGACCGCGGACCTGAGCGCGGTGCGCGAGCCGGGCATGTACGAGCTGTCCTACCGCGGCAAGCGCACGCATGCGTTCCGCATCGGCGAGGACGTGTTCGACCGCGGCGTGTGGCAGCCGACGCTGGAGTATTTCCTGCCGGCGCAGATGTGCCACATGCTGGTCAAGGAGAACTACCGCACCTGGCATGGCCTGGACCACATGGATGATGCGCGCATGGCCCCGGCCGGGGTGCACTTCGACGGCTACGACCAGGGTCCGGACACCCTCACCCGCTTCAAGCCCGGCGACCGCATCCCCGGCATGGACGTGGGCGGCTGGCACGACGCCGGCGACTACGACCTGCGCATCGAGAGCCAGATGGGCACGATCAAGCTGCTGGCGCAGATGGTCGAGGAGTTCGGCCTGGACCACGACGCCACGACCATCGACCAGGCACGCCGCGAAACCCACATGCTGCGCCCGGACGGCGTCAACGATGCGATCCAGCAGATCGAGCACGGCCTGCTCAACGTGCTGGCCGGCTACCGCGCCCTGGGCCGGACCTACCGCGGCGTGATCGAGCCGACGCTGGAGCAGTACGTGCTGCTCGGCGACGTCACCACCCAGACAGACAACCTGGCCTACGACCCCGCCCTGCCCCCCGGCGGCCGCACCGGCAGCACGTCCTCGCTGCAGGACGACCGCTGGGTGTTCACCGAGGACGATCCCGACCGCGAACTGGGCACTGCATCGGGCCTGGCGGTGGCGGCGCGGGTGCTGAAGCCTTCGAACCCGGCCATGGCGCAGGAAGCCCTGGATGCGGCGATCGACCTGGCTGCCAGGGCGATCGACCGCGCAGACAGCATCGGCGCCAAGGTCGCGGCGCTGTCGGAGCTGGCGGTCAGCACCGGCGACCCGGCCTACGTGGAGCGGCTGGTGGCGCTGAAGCCGCAGATCGTGGAGGCCATCGACAAGACCGGCCCCTCGCTCGCGGTCGCCCTGCCCCTGGTAAGGGACGCCGGATTCCTGCGCGAGGTCGACGCGGCCGTTGCCGCGCACCAGGCCAGGCTCGCCGACGACGCCACCAAGACCCCGTACCGGGTGCCCTACGTGCCCTACATCTGGGGCGCGGGCTGGGACATCCAGCGTTTCGGCGTGGACCAGTACTACTTCCGCAAGGGCTGGCCTCAGCACACCAGCGACGCGCTGCAGATGGACTCGCTCAACTTCGTGCTGGGCGTGCACCCGGGCAACGTGACCGAGTCCTTCGCCTCCGGCGTAGGCGCCAACTCCGCCACCGTGGCCTATGGCACCAACCGCGCCGACTGGGGCTATATTCCCGGCGGCGTGATCTCCGGCACCGCACTGATCCGCCCGGACCTGCCGGAACTGAAGTCCTGGCCGTACTTCTGGCAGCAGCGCGAGTACGTGATCGGAGGCGGCGCGGAGAACTTCATGTTCCTGGCGCTGGCCGCGGCGCAGCGGAAGGCCGGCAACTAG